The Aphis gossypii isolate Hap1 chromosome 3, ASM2018417v2, whole genome shotgun sequence genome includes a region encoding these proteins:
- the LOC114121182 gene encoding protein monoglycylase TTLL8-like, which translates to MAYSNKISLRLNGNKILSNKSVSGKLSSRDKMAKRMPTVSSFEPGDSTTAKFVSSVSNYSKGSNITLSHDKSHRGNCKNSVGTVDQAIRERKIFTAVVKMPAEIQTTLIENGWIGKIKVDDDYFRKSSPTVILSLHNNVERVKAVVKRYESGLIWTDSHSGGINWMTLDPDVVINRFPRDANTALKLCGNILADKSEFDVHYPRAYRACADEVHADRSFVADYSLTACMSLLRAFVDGDHRAMCANSGQAPLSALHFAAIKCHQYLTGDGSLRTSDFSGKGAGWETFFEHYYMIVHEQKKFTVPGTGDDVDAALHYLAASSRLIVNQMAKARPQTAMDGYKNIWIVKDAVGMHRHRPVMLHKIGDVLDRCARPGAATDRIVQKYIETPLLRNNIKSDVYTWIVLSTLGGRLTVWLHRTCVVQPYAHKFSLQRDAVKTGHFERFKTGGLHGMLRASALICGLKQLGSKMRRSAKSADKLSQRRVNGNDSDVEHGDHVYTAVRRSVVSAVTAAAASGSINLRPNCLELFRGTFVLGDDLRPWLIDIVSDDPCLAADREEHDRLASPAATRATRTVVQGVAKMLIDIGRRGRVAARCGMFDVVHECPLPAGAKSYVPRLFASASKSSIAKRQVAKRASKRPSMSRRVSSRANHSDAFHQQYWWNDDNIHTYVEMISADDVQEPQLHDRPRLATGMLTAMSALTEDDADLFIGSAENDGHRDPIESRRCLKLLDKYKTKITSVQRIYKSIIRRNRNNKKRYT; encoded by the exons ATGGCTTATAGCAATAAAATTTCACTTAGGTTAAACGGCAACAAGATATTATCCAACAAAAGCGTTAGCGGAAAGTTGTCGTCGCGTGATAAAATGGCCAAACGGATGCCAACGGTCAGTTCATTCGAACCTGGCGATTCGACAACAGCGAAATTTGTAAGTTCGGTGTCCAATTATTCCAAAGGCTCAAATATTACCTTATCGCATGACAAGTCTCATCGAGGTAACTGCAAAAACTCTGTGGGCACAGTGGACCAAGCGATCCgcgaaagaaaaatatttaccgcGGTAGTTAAAATGCCGGCCGAGATTCAAACGACGTTGATCGAGAATGGTTGGATCGGTAAAATTAAAGTCGACGACGACTATTTTCGAAAAAgca GTCCCACCGTAATATTATCGTTACACAATAACGTCGAACGCGTCAAGGCGGTCGTAAAGCGTTATGAATCCGGTCTGATATGGACAGACTCACACAGCGGCGGCATCAACTGGATGACGTTAGACCCGGATGTCGTGATTAATCGGTTCCCGAGGGATGCGAACACCGCATTGAAGCTATGCGGCAACATTCTGGCCGACAAATCAGAGTTTGATGTCCACTATCCGAGGGCATACCGTGCATGCGCCGACGAGGTACACGCGGACCGTAGCTTCGTTGCAGACTATTCATTAACTGCTTGCATGTCGTTATTACGAGCATTTGTGGACGGTGATCATCGAGCCATGTGCGCAAATAGCGGTCAA GCTCCTCTTTCGGCACTCCACTTCGCCGCTATTAAATGCCACCAATATTTAACGGGCGACGGATCGCTAAGGACGTCTGATTTTTCGGGCAAAGGAGCTGGCTGGGAAACGTTTTTCGAACATTACTATATGATAGTGCACGAGCAGAAGAAGTTCACTGTGCCAGGGACGGGTGACGACGTGGACGCGGCACTCCACTACTTGGCGGCGTCTAGTAGGCTGATCGTGAATCAGATGGCGAAGGCGAGGCCGCAGACGGCGATGGACGGCTACAAGAACATTTGGATAGTCAAGGACGCGGTGGGCATGCACCGTCACCGGCCGGTGATGTTGCACAAGATCGGCGACGTGCTGGACCGGTGCGCGCGACCGGGCGCTGCCACCGACCGCATAGTGCAGAAATACATCGAGACGCCACTGCTGCGTAACAACATTAAGTCGGACGTATACACGTGGATCGTGCTATCGACGCTCGGCGGCCGACTGACAGTGTGGCTGCACCGGACTTGCGTGGTGCAACCGTACGCGCACAAATTTTCGTTGCAACGAGATGCCGTCAAAACCGGGCACTTTGAGCGGTTCAAGACGGGAGGGCTGCACGGGATGCTGCGGGCGTCGGCGCTGATCTGTGGCCTCAAGCAGCTCGGGTCGAAAATGCGGCGCAGCGCGAAAAGTGCGGACAAGCTGTCGCAACGGCGGGTGAACGGAAACGACAGTGACGTCGAACACGGCGACCACGTGTACACGGCGGTCAGACGGTCCGTGGTGTCGGCGGTTACCGCGGCCGCGGCGTCCGGCTCCATCAATCTGCGACCCAATTGCTTGGAACTGTTCCGCGGCACGTTCGTGTTGGGCGACGACTTGCGGCCGTGGCTGATCGACATCGTGTCGGACGACCCGTGTCTGGCCGCCGACCGCGAAGAACACGACCGGCTGGCGTCTCCCGCGGCCACTCGCGCGACCCGGACAGTGGTGCAAGGTGTAGCCAAGATGCTGATCGACATCGGCCGCCGTGGTCGTGTGGCCGCTAGGTGTGGCATGTTCGACGTGGTGCACGAGTGTCCGTTACCGGCCGGCGCCAAATCTTACGTTCCGCGACTGTTCGCCTCGGCGTCTAAGTCGTCGATCGCCAAAAGACAAGTCGCTAAAAGGGCTAGCAAACGGCCGAGCATGTCCAGACGAGTATCGTCGCGCGCCAACCACTCGGACGCCTTTCACCAACAATACTGGTGGAACGACGATAACATTCACACGTACGTTGAGATGATTAGTGCGGACGACGTGCAGGAGCCACAGCTGCACGATCGGCCTCGTTTGGCGACCGGTATGCTAACGGCGATGTCGGCGTTGACGGAAGATGACGCGGATCTGTTTATCGGGTCGGCCGAAAACGACGGTCATCGCGATCCTATCGAAAGCCGCAGGTGTTTAAAGCTGTTGGACAAGTACAAGACAAAAATCACATCAGTGCAAAGAATTTACAAGTCAATCATACGCCGAAACCGCAATAATAAGAAACGCTACACGTAG
- the LOC114121180 gene encoding vacuolar protein sorting-associated protein 26B-like isoform X2, with the protein MTFFGLGQTAELEIILDRPDGKKKLDESSKKDQSLIYYDGETVSGRVNVILKKSSSRLEHQGIKVEFIGQIEMYYDRGNHHEFTSLVKELARPGEMLQNTSYNFEFLNVEKPYETYTGSNVRLRYFLRVTVIRRIYDIVKEMDIIVHTLSSYPDMNNSIKMEVGIEDCLHIEFEYNKCKYHLKDVIVGKIYFLLVRIKIKHMEIAIIKRETTGSGPNTFNENETIAKYEIMDGAPVRGESIPIRVFLAGYDLTPTMRDVNKRFSVRYFLNLVLMDEEDRRYFKQQEITLWRKGEKHLKGMQNRNEPSHLVSGKDGPKGSEAPRTTSQSVQPSGSLDNTDSENDHNHSPMNEGDDEQIRSSIEDSTSE; encoded by the exons ATG ACTTTTTTTGGACTTGGACAAACGGCGGAGTTGGAAATAATCTTAGATCGACCAGATGGAAAAAAGAAATTAGATGAAAGCAGTAAAAAAGATCAAagtctaatatattatgacggaGAAACCGTGTCTGGAAGA gttaatgtaatactaaaaaagtCCAGCAGTCGTTTGGAACATCAGGGTATTAAAGTTGAATTCATAGGTCAAATAGAAATGTACTATGATCGAGGTAACCATCATGAGTTTACATCATTAGTCAAGGAATTAGCCAGGCCTGGAGAAATGTTACAGAATActtcatataattttgaatttttaaatgtagaaaaaCCATATGAAACATATACTGGCTCTAATGTGAGGCTgag atacttTTTGAGGGTTACCGTCATACGAAGAATCTATGACATAGTAAAAGAAATggatattatagtacataccTTATCCTCTTATCCTGAtatgaataatagtataaaaatggaAGTAGGAATTGAAGATTGTTTACATATTGAGTTTGAATACAATAAGTGCAA atatCACTTAAAAGATGTAATAGtgggtaaaatttattttctactagTACGAATAAAGATAAAACACATGGAAATTGCCATTATTAAAAGAGAAACTACTGGATCTG gtcccaatacatttaatgaaaatgaaactatagctaaatatgaaataatggaTGGAGCACCCGTTAGAGGAGAAAGTATTCCTATTAGAGTATTTCTTGCTGGTTATGATCTCACACCTACTATGAGAGATGTAAACAAGAGATTTTCAGTTAGATACTTTTTAAATCTTGTTCTAATGGATGAAGAAGATAGACGCTACTTCAAACAACAA GAAATAACGTTATGGCGGAAAggagaaaaacatttaaaaggaATGCAAAATCGCAATGAACCTTCCCATTTAGTCTCTGGTAAAGATGGGCCTAAAGGAAGTGAAGCTCCTCGAACTACATCTCAATCAGTTCAACCATCTGGTTCACTGGACAATACTGATTCGGAAAATGATCATAACCATTCCCCAATGAATGAAGGCGATGATGAACAAATACGTTCATCAATCGAAGATAGTactagtgaataa
- the LOC114121180 gene encoding vacuolar protein sorting-associated protein 26B-like isoform X1 — MLQTFFGLGQTAELEIILDRPDGKKKLDESSKKDQSLIYYDGETVSGRVNVILKKSSSRLEHQGIKVEFIGQIEMYYDRGNHHEFTSLVKELARPGEMLQNTSYNFEFLNVEKPYETYTGSNVRLRYFLRVTVIRRIYDIVKEMDIIVHTLSSYPDMNNSIKMEVGIEDCLHIEFEYNKCKYHLKDVIVGKIYFLLVRIKIKHMEIAIIKRETTGSGPNTFNENETIAKYEIMDGAPVRGESIPIRVFLAGYDLTPTMRDVNKRFSVRYFLNLVLMDEEDRRYFKQQEITLWRKGEKHLKGMQNRNEPSHLVSGKDGPKGSEAPRTTSQSVQPSGSLDNTDSENDHNHSPMNEGDDEQIRSSIEDSTSE; from the exons ATGTTACAGACTTTTTTTGGACTTGGACAAACGGCGGAGTTGGAAATAATCTTAGATCGACCAGATGGAAAAAAGAAATTAGATGAAAGCAGTAAAAAAGATCAAagtctaatatattatgacggaGAAACCGTGTCTGGAAGA gttaatgtaatactaaaaaagtCCAGCAGTCGTTTGGAACATCAGGGTATTAAAGTTGAATTCATAGGTCAAATAGAAATGTACTATGATCGAGGTAACCATCATGAGTTTACATCATTAGTCAAGGAATTAGCCAGGCCTGGAGAAATGTTACAGAATActtcatataattttgaatttttaaatgtagaaaaaCCATATGAAACATATACTGGCTCTAATGTGAGGCTgag atacttTTTGAGGGTTACCGTCATACGAAGAATCTATGACATAGTAAAAGAAATggatattatagtacataccTTATCCTCTTATCCTGAtatgaataatagtataaaaatggaAGTAGGAATTGAAGATTGTTTACATATTGAGTTTGAATACAATAAGTGCAA atatCACTTAAAAGATGTAATAGtgggtaaaatttattttctactagTACGAATAAAGATAAAACACATGGAAATTGCCATTATTAAAAGAGAAACTACTGGATCTG gtcccaatacatttaatgaaaatgaaactatagctaaatatgaaataatggaTGGAGCACCCGTTAGAGGAGAAAGTATTCCTATTAGAGTATTTCTTGCTGGTTATGATCTCACACCTACTATGAGAGATGTAAACAAGAGATTTTCAGTTAGATACTTTTTAAATCTTGTTCTAATGGATGAAGAAGATAGACGCTACTTCAAACAACAA GAAATAACGTTATGGCGGAAAggagaaaaacatttaaaaggaATGCAAAATCGCAATGAACCTTCCCATTTAGTCTCTGGTAAAGATGGGCCTAAAGGAAGTGAAGCTCCTCGAACTACATCTCAATCAGTTCAACCATCTGGTTCACTGGACAATACTGATTCGGAAAATGATCATAACCATTCCCCAATGAATGAAGGCGATGATGAACAAATACGTTCATCAATCGAAGATAGTactagtgaataa
- the LOC114121196 gene encoding uncharacterized protein LOC114121196 encodes MSSTADVVPEEGAGLGSLDGKWVSLTCDSDWFDIDSGRVHCLYTVAGYMAAMDGTAVIVVPAAFRHASQMVAHAALPDGGGRGGRGRVEVTVHRWAIRCARPYRFAYVDGWRYEVMGVSDEFTFVHCGGGQCDCDADVRIEQPTAVQQADERRTTDHTMNAFVSALMDTRSSACSHCPVCNVPSNHRQVLEYLTTNIDRLSNVYAIINKEHTKQTECLNDCTSLLDYQYIKTKMLNQEMENCNRFADDLISSLLKNRKAIFKTGDHTIYVKMDETPEKKSTTVEFFMDSIINSQKQSIVKLRRIYKEITIMMNTMQLFAKVL; translated from the exons ATGAGTTCGACCGCAGACGTCGTGCCCGAGGAAGGTGCAGGTTTGGGGTCGTTGGACGGCAAATGGGTGTCGTTGACGTGCGACAGCGACTGGTTCGACATCGACAGCGGCCGCGTCCATTGCCTGTACACGGTGGCCGGTTACATGGCCGCAATGGACGGGACGGCGGTGATCGTCGTGCCGGCCGCGTTCCGTCACGCGTCCCAGATGGTCGCTCACGCCGCGCTGCCCGACGGCGGTGGCCGCGGCGGTCGCGGACGCGTCGAGGTGACCGTCCACCGATGGGCGATCCGGTGCGCCCGGCCGTACAGGTTCGCGTACGTCGACGGCTGGCGCTACGAAGTGATGGGCGTCAGCGACGAGTTCACGTTCGTCCACTGCGGCGGTGGACAGTGCGACTGCGACGCCGATGTCCGAATAGAACAGCCGACGGCCGTTCAACAGGCCGACGAACGTCGTACGACCGACCACACGATGAACGCGTTCGTTTCGGCACTGATGGACACGCGGTCCAGCGCCTGCTCACACTGTCCGGTCTGCAACGTGCCGTCCAATCATCGACAAGTGTTGGAGTACTTGACGACAAACATCGATCGGTTGTCCAACGTTTACGCGATCATCAACAAGGAACACACCAA gcAAACTGAATGCTTGAACGACTGCACTTCATTATTGGAttaccaatatattaaaacaaaaatgttgaatCAAGAAATGGAAAACTGTAATCGATTTGCGGACGATCTGATATCGAGTCTGTTAAAAAATCGCAAAGCCATTTTCAAGACAGGCGACCATACGATTTACGTAAAGATGGACGAAACTCccgaaaaaaaatctactacggttgaattttttatggactctattattaattcacaAAAACAAAGCATTGTGAAGCTGAGAAGAATTTACAAAGAAATAACCATTATGATGAATACGATGCAATTGTTTGCAAAAGTATTGTAA
- the LOC126550968 gene encoding uncharacterized protein LOC126550968 produces the protein MFSCSVCDKTFTLIKNLHRHAKSHESLTKIVCSICSEIFTRRDNLIRHSKDKHRSNIIVQQQPTVTKQEIQDFFTPAEHIYDYNVPSASNRNNLKRVHAENSNEAVNAKKTRMTFVKTPGFVKTGSSLSNKIIWYYKKNTDNLNNFSAFLVSSKNDLIQLLKSSSSTKHPIKFNLKLEATYSRPNVENSAENRAFKTSAKEIFMDTDINSIVERTFVKLLVEEDVYTSKGSGFTLEAIDGLLLGVYNYTPMGGSSYIPLPNYIKNKKAVINPQNSDQQCFKWAILSRYVSGNAKNQVAENYTSLEDKYNFSV, from the exons atGTTTTCGTGTAGTGTATGCGATAAAACCTTTACATTGATTAAAAATCTACACAGACACGCCAAGTCACACGAATCACTCACTAAAATCGTATGCAGTATTTGCTCAGAAATATTCACACGGAGAGATAACCTCATCAGACATAGCAAGGATAAACatc gttcaaatattatagttcaacAACAACCAACCGTAACCAAGCAAGaaattcaagatttttttacaCCAGCTGAACACATTTACGATtataatg TTCCTTCGGCTTCAAATCGTAATAATCTTAAGCGTGTACATGCGGAAAATTCGAACGAAGCAGTAAATGCTAAAAAAACACGCATGACCTTCGTTAAAACCCCCGGTTTTGTTAAGACTGGTTCATCGCTctctaataaaatcatttggtattataagaaaaatacagATAATTTGAACAACTTCAGCGCATTTTTAGTATCATCAAAAAATGACTTAATTCAATTACTTAAATCATCATCATCGACAAAACACCCAATTAAATTCAACCTGAAACTGGAAGCAACGTACAGCCGGCCAAACGTAGAGAATTCAGCTGAGAACCGCGCGTTTAAAACTTCAGCTAAAGAAATTTTTATGGATACGGATATTAACTCAATAGTAGAACGAACGTTCGTAAAATTATTGGTTGAAGAGGATGTTTATACATCTAAAGGAAGTGGCTTTACATTGGAAGCCATAGACGGCTTGTTATTAGGAGTATACAATTACACACCTATGGGTGGCTCATCATATATTCCGTTACCAAATtacattaagaataaaaaggCAGTCATCAACCCCCAAAACTCAGACCAACAGTGCTTCAAGTGGGCAATCTTATCAAGATACGTTTCGGGTAATGCCAAAAATCAAGTGGCTGAAAATTATACATCGCTCGaggacaaatataatttttctgtttaa
- the LOC126551501 gene encoding uncharacterized protein LOC126551501 — protein MPEPGSMLEFSAWNKTQHAPIVIYADFEALLVKCNEKKGKNTTVIQNHEPMSYGFFVKVDDHIPKELLENFEIPTSPVIYRGSNENKEVAKHFVQSIVEIAEKIDKLLKTMIPIIWTPEQQRLHDACTTCNLCKNRFSVENHKVADHCHLSGKFRQTLCNSCNLKLQRPNFVPVFFHNLTNYDAHFLVTELGYDTSTISVIPNSEEKFISFSKYINNSFTIRFIDTFRFMASSLSTLAKNLITPEFEKFRETTKAFKHNDMNLVTRKGVYPYEFTDSWSKLEETHLPKKADFYSTLTEEHICDSEYEHATTVWNHFKCKNLGEYSDLYLKIDIMLLADVFENFRDLCLATYTLDPAFYYTCPGFSFDAMLKHTSMRLELLHDYDTLLMIEKGIRGGLTQASMRYAKANHKKTPDYDQANPKSWLIYQDCNNLYGWAMSQYMPYGGFKWVEPTLHGLNNLTNTSPVGRIYEVDISYPQELHDKHNDLPFLPQNGIPTGSKVKKLMATLEPKKNYIVHYRNLQQAIKNGLKVDKVHRVIEFNQSAWLADYINLNTELRKKATNDFEKDFFKLMNNAVFGKTMENVRQRIKIKLVSSEKYLQKLINKSTFKHCTTYNKNVAAVSLENKEIKFDKPIYIGFAVLEISKTLMYEYHYDVMQKHYGKKIELMYTDTDSLVYHIITDDFYQDLANNANLLDKMDTSNLPKDHPCYIPDRKKIPGLFSDETDGLVMTEFCALRAKSYAYKLNGTEKIKAKGIRGHVVKYHMSFNDHKKCLFDDSDLDVFTQNVSIRSFKHQLKTIKSNKLTYNNYDDKRIILEDKVHTYAHGHYKSVC, from the exons ATGCCTGAGCCCGGTTCAATGTTGGAGTTTAGTGCATGGAACAAAACACAACACGCCCCCATAGTTATTTATGCTGACTTCGAGGCGCTTCTCGTTAAATGTAACgagaaaaaaggaaaaaatacaACTGTAATTCAAAATCATGAGCCTATGAGTTATGGTTTTTTCGTAAAGGTCGATGACCACATACCAAAAGAACTGcttgaaaattttgaaataccaACATCGCCAGTTATATACCGCGgaagtaatgaaaataaagagGTAGCAAAACATTTCGTACAAAGCATTGTTGAAATTGCTGAAAAAATAGACAAACTACTCAAAACCATGATACCTATAATTTGGACACCTGAACAACAACGATTACATGATGCATGTACAACATGTAATTTGTGCAAAAATAGGTTTTCTGTGGAAAACCATAAAGTAGCTGATCATTGCCATCTATCGGGAAAATTTAGACAAACTTTATGTAATTCATGTAATCTCAAGCTTCAACGACCAAATTTTGTACCGGTTTTCTTTCACAATTTAACCAACTATGATGCTCACTTTTTGGTAACTGAGCTTGGATATGACACGAGCACAATTTCTGTAATACCAAACAGCGAGGAgaaatttatttcgttttcgAAATATATCAACAACTCTTTCACAATAAGatttatagatacatttagATTTATGGCCTCCAGTTTATCGACGTTAgccaaaaatttaataacgccCGAGTTTGAGAAGTTCAGAGAAACCACAAAAGCATTCAAACATAATGATATGAACCTTGTCACACGTAAAGGTGTATATCCCTACGAGTTTACCGATAGTTGGAGCAAGTTGGAGGAGACCCATTTGCCAAAGAAAGCGGATTTTTATAGTACGTTGACTGAAGAACATATATGCGATAGTGAATACGAACACGCAACCACAGTATGGAACCATTTCAAATGCAAAAACTTGGGTGAATATTCGGACCTATATCTTAAAATCGACATAATGCTATTAGCTGATGTGTTTGAGAACTTCCGAGACCTTTGTTTGGCAACATACACCTTAGACCCAGCATTCTACTACACTTGTCCAGGCTTCTCTTTTGATGCGATGTTGAAACATACTTCAATGAGGCTTGAACTACTTCACGACTATGATACGCTGTTGATGATCGAAAAAg gtatacgTGGTGGTCTTACACAAGCAAGTATGAGATACGCCAAGGCGAACCACAAAAAGACTCCAGATTATGACCAGGCAAATCCAAAATCATGGTTGATATACCAAGact gTAATAACTTGTATGGATGGGCCATGTCACAATACATGCCATACGGAGGGTTCAAATGGGTTGAACCAACACTCCACGGACTGAACAATTTGACTAATACTTCACCCGTAGGAAGGATATACGAGGTGGATATATCCTATCCGCAAGAATTACATGATAAACACAACGACTTGCCTTTTCTACCACAGAACGGTATACCTACTGGTTCAAAAGTGAAAAAACTAATGGCAACATTAGAGcccaagaaaaattatattgttcactACCGTAATCTACAGCAAGCCATTAAAAACGGTCTTAAAGTAGATAAA gtaCATAGAGTCATTGAGTTTAATCAGTCAGCATGGTTGGCTGATTACATCAACCTGAACACTGAGTTACGTAAGAAGGCCACAAATGATTTCgagaaagatttttttaaattaatgaacaatGCAGTATTtg GCAAGACGATGGAAAATGTACGCcaacgtataaaaattaagttagtaTCCAGTGAAAAGTATTTGcagaaacttataaataagtcCACGTTTAAACACTGCACaacatataacaaaaatgtagCAGCTGTGTCGCTAGAGAATaaggaaattaaatttgataagccaatatatatag gttttgCGGTACTTGAAATAAGTAAAACTCTTATGTATGAGTATCATTACGATGTCATGCAAAAAcattatggtaaaaaaatagaactCATGTATACAGATacag attcactggtgtaccatattattacgGATGACTTTTACCAGGACTTGGCAAATAACGCAAACTTGCTGGACAAGATGGATACATCAAATCTCCCGAAAGACCATCCGTGCTACATTCCCGACCGTAAGAAGATCCCGGGTTTGTTTTCCGACGAGACGGATGGACTCGTTATGACAGAGTTTTGTGCGTTACGGGCAAAATCATATGCCTACAAACTTAATGGGACGGAAAAAATCAAAGCCAAGGGAATCCGTGGGCATGTGGTAAAGTACCACATGTCATTCAATGACCATAAGAAGTGTCTGTTTGATGACAGTGATTTAGACGTTTTCACTCAAAATGTATCCATCCGATCATTCAAACACCAGCTCAAGACAATCAAATCGAACAAATTGacttataataactatgatgACAAGAGGATTATACTTGAAGACAAAGTACATACCTATGCTCATGGACATTATAAATCTGtttgttaa